The following nucleotide sequence is from Oryzias melastigma strain HK-1 linkage group LG3, ASM292280v2, whole genome shotgun sequence.
GTGTGGTTCAAGGTTATTCTCATGTACAGTGCTGGCCCTGGGCTGCACACACAAATACTACTGCCCACAAAAAGAAGCACCGTAACTGCCTGGAATctattgaagtatttttttttttttacttNNNNNNNNNNNNNNNNNNNNNNNNNNNNNNNNNNNNNNNNNNNNNNNNNNNNNNNNNNNNNNNNNNNNNNNNNNNNNNNNNNNNNNNNNNNNNNNNNNNNNNNNNNNNNNNNNNNNNNNNNNNNNNNNNNNNNNNNNNNNNNNNNNNNNNNNNNNNNNNNNNNNNNNNNNNNNNNNNNNNNNNNNNNNNNNNNNNNNNTGATTATGATAGCTTTGTGCcttgctagcgtaaatcttcaccgctgctacatctGCCCAGTGCTGATCCTGCTCATGTGATTCAATAAAGGTTTTAATTAACACAAGAGTGATAAATGTTTCATCTAAACATTTTCTCTACCCGGtatgtcccttttggggtcacatggTTGGGCGAGTATGTCACATGGCATGAGAACTGTTGGTAGTGTAAAccatttgtgtcattttgttgcatgtttcttgttttttcccagttttaAATGAGCCTGAAGCGCATCCAACAGTGCTGTGTTTTGAGTTGTGAAAGCGCTGGGATGGTAGCAGCAGTGGGAGCTTGTTAAAAGAACGACAGCTTCGGCTTTCATGAGGAATGAGTATGCACACAACTGGACGCATGCTGTGCATGGATCTACGGGCACTGTGCATGTTTTGCACCAAACGCAGCCACCCGCTGCTAGAATCGTGGTGTGGGAATTAAAAGAGGTCCATTGACATgaaactgttattttatttgaaaaaaaaaaaaagattttcagtttaaaaactgttgGACAAAATGACCACAGGCACacaaagctgtttatttttatccgCTAAAGCTCTGTATGaatgaaaaaggatttttttttatggcttaTGGGAATAAACTTTACTTACTAAAGGAAAGGAAGGATGACACGACAGATCAAATCAGATCCCAGATACAATCTTTCCTGACATCCACCAAAAGCTACATTTCAGTGCATCAAGGCTCCATTTGAAACAGAGCTTTTGACAGTCCCCGGAGAATTTTCCCAGAGTGCTTTACTGTGTATCTGCAGGTATTCTGAGGTAAAGTCATTCGATCTTCAATCATAGATCTGACCTTAACATCAAACTTTATccgcttttctttttttttttaaagaggccaAAGAATTGCACTTTGATTGAACTCAATTAACCTTTACtggtaaaaaggtaaaaacgacttaaaaagtaacaacaaaTGTCAGACTATTCCTTTCTCCTCCACTGGAAGGGCCGACGGGTCCAATCCACTCTGCTTCATCTGAACGGCTATGTCAAACAGGTAGTCGTAGCACTCGCACCTGTGAACAAGTAGCAGGGAAACAACCTTTGGTCACGTTCGGTCATTTTATAATTCAGAAATACTAGGGGGTGTAACCATTAATCGATcaatcaatttctattccttCAATTCAACTGGAACAATttggataacattttttttattttaaaaaatgttcccagtagtgttttagttatgatcaggaagtttttaaccaaaattctaCAACATAAATGTGGATTTGAAGCCTGTTTCCGAAATCTCCTCTGAGAGGGCGTGGCtttgtgtctcgctagcgtaaatcttcaccgttGCTACATAAAagcatccatcaatctgggtaatgtccagccgtatggttctgatccggatgtcagctgggacgaggaagtgaagatcttcatggacagaacttcctccaaaatcctgattctttctccttccagttcaccaaagactcttttagctaattctccaatgtttattgactgtgatcaatacattcaatcattggtttctcagagttcttgataaaataatcaaagctaacatcaaaatgctctttcattgatttacaatcctttccaactgcggtcaaatgagccgccgttcacatttccgtggtcacatcaagaagctctgtggagtctggtggagattttccagcgttctcagtcctgctaccgtaagtattggatgaaactcacaccaaaaatccagtgatgctgatttgaccacagaaatgtgaacggcggctcatttgactgcagtcaatgtgaaaataccatcttctcttctccagaacctgaactagacactaggaacagatgagggtttagtgcatgtgcagcagagctgttgatggaaagaagatcattcattcaaacagagtctgtccaagacagtttgattgacagatttaaaaggagaaatacttggaaatacaaaaactaaatgatttcttattacatttgttctctttcataagacaaatgccacacatacttgttaaaacctcaaaaaacagaatttctgcTGGAGgggcactttttaaaatcagactgtattattaaaaagtcctttcaaaattagctaaatcaataatcaatatcagaaaataccatttggactGAGTTATGTTAAgtttattttgatgaatttaAACTCATATGGttgaactttaaactttaaagtctgGGTCAGTGAActggattgttcaaaatgaacaaacaataACGATGAATCAGATcttcaaccacaaattatgataggAATCGAATTGTTGTCAAAAgaaatcgttacacccctaaaaaatacacattcacAAACAAGTCTAGCTGTGTGTGGAAAGAAAAACTCACattgttttggctttttcccACGACTCGCCCCACACATAAACACCGTGTCGTCGGACAAGAACTGCACAGGCATCCGGGTATTCTTCCATCGCTCGAGCCATCCGGTCTTTCAGGTCCTTTTCTTCTGGTGTGTTTTCAATAATAGGCACCACTAACATGTCATCGTACCTGTACAGGCATGGCACAACTTTAAAATGGCACAAAGGTTTATTACACCAAGTCTGAAACAAACATTACACCGAGGTCTGCTGCATAATTATCTCATTTCATTGTTTTCCTTATGTCAACCTTTTTATCTGCAGGGTTATGTAACATCTAAAGCCGGATCTGTTGTGGAACCAAACAAAACCTTCTACAGTCTCCACTGATGACAGGCTTATACTGTTTGCACTAACAGGATATAAAGATctaaaaattcctaaaaaaaaaaaaattgagaaaaaggGTCAACAAATAcacttgaagacccactctgatcatcttttgaactatttttatagtgttcccagtgttttttttaattaatattatgatgtttttaaccaaatatgaaaaaacatcttgacatagtttctgcagaacagcaggagttcaaaagaaattcacctttggctcagagtaaccccaccccctacccatcatccatctctttacactttctcctgctagcttacagctaagattatcggtgcaacaaaaacagctagcaatattggagctatccagccgtacagattggagccagattccagctcagacgaggaaaacaatgaTCATGgaaatggaaaacatggatctagttgtctacaagaggatgcattagaatggagatTGTAGCTTTTACGTCACagctacaatctttttcaaacagcatttttatgtctgctcctgagtcacaacaaaatgaataaagaaatactcagaaatgcaattttaagcctagtTGTCTTTAGGCACAGTGAGGCAAGAAAGTATAAAGTTAGCCACTAATGTGCAAGAGGTGAGAGaggcattttattttcatcataggtcCCTCAACtgtgacaaacaaaaaaaaatccagaaactcacattgtctgattttttaataatttatttgtaaattatagGGGAAAATGAGTagttggtcaataacaaaagttcatctcaatactttgttataaaccttttgtttgtaaaacagcagtcaaacattttctgtaagtcttcacaaactgttgctggtaatttggtccattcctccatacagatctcctctagagcagtgatgttttggggttgtTGCTGGGcagaaaacgtttgactgctgtcattacCAACAAAggtatataacaaagtattgagttgaacttttgttattgaccaaatacttattttccaccatagtTTGCAAATAACTtcattaaaaatcagacaatgtgattttctggattttttttgccccactgtatgtcctctatcaccagaaaaatgctataaaaacgtgttaaaaaatggattttcaTCGGGGTGGGACTTTTATGGGTCTTTTGATCTTTATTATGACTTTAccaaccaaaattaaaaaaaaaggaaatcgtttctccagaaccacaaaagttcatcagaaattagcGGGCTGGAATGTTGGCGTGGAGCTACCCTCCCTGTTGCTAGGAGTTCAGAGCAGAGAGTTTGTATCCCGCCTAGAGGACGTTCTACAAcgaaaataagattttaataaaatggttattacacatttatatctgctcctgatttataacGATTTgcacaaagaaatactcagaaatgatcCAATACATGCCCTCTGtcatgataaaaatgccacaagaacatgctaaaaacacaatttttatcggGTAGTTCTTTAAATGATGAATACGTatctgttaaaatgttaaatacaaggggaaaaaaaaaggtaaaactgaAAGTCTTTAAGCACAATGGTCAGAAAACATTACCCACCCACCATGTTAAAGCAGGGCTTTGCATGCGGCTGATTTGATGGTTATGCTTTTCTCAGCTCCCATGCAGGCGAGGAGCCAAGCATGTCGGTTTCCAGAGAAAATTTGGCAGGTGCTGCATCTACTGATACGGAAACTTTCTTGTTCcatttgacagaagctgatCTGGTGCCAGAGCGCCGTCTTgattaattattcttttttggGTTGAGCAAATGGAAACTGTCTTTGGGCTTCAGGAATGTTTACTACTTGATTACATACCGATAGTTAGAGCCGGAGGTGCCTTTCCGAATCCCCTTGATCATCTCCTGGTGCGTTATCCTGAACTCTTTGCCAGAATACAAAAGTGTTGCCATGACAGCAGCCTTGGAGTGGGTGTGAATAACAGCCTGTGCCCCTGAGTTTTAGACAGAAGAAAGTAGTTTTGTGTTTAACAAGGCTTAACAGAGTTTTTCTAACACATACAGTACAAAACAATGATGCATCAAGTCATAATCATCTCTGTCAAACcgtgcaaatatttttaagtccgtttattttgtctttaaaaaaaaaaaaaagattacatgTTCTCCTGAATAATTAAGTCTGATCACACCTCACAGATCTCAAAGCTTCCATAATATTGAAACAGAAAATTGGGCTTTCACATTGATTTTAAGAAATTCAAGGTTTCTTAAGTTTTGACTGCAGAGTGGGAGGCAGCGCCTTCAGCTATCTGGCTCCTGTTTTTGTTGATCCAACTccctgttagctttttggattgGACCTGAAACGTTCAGTTTTGATTTATCTCACAGAGAAGAGTGTCTCCTTTGTCTTGATGCTACAGCCCAGTGATTGTGAAGAGAAGAgtgaaaaactaaaagaaggAAATTGCTCCTTTTCTTTGGCAAACAGGAATAAAGCAGATAATTTTAAAGAGGAATAgaatcaacttttatttaatttatttgtgaaatttgtAGCTTGAAGTGTCTGTTCTGAACTGGTTGTCTACATCTGAatttaccataaaaaataaaaaaataaaattaatccaAAAACAAGACACTTTTAAGACGATAAAGCTAGTGTTAGCATAAAATTACAATGCTTagtcaggggtattcaagtccaggccccgagggccggtgtcctacatgttttccaaccaaccttccattgaagctccttattggctgctaatttccaggatcaggtatgtttagccaataaggagcttcaatggaaggttggttggaaaacatgtaggacaccggccctcgaggcctggacttgattACCCCTGGCTTAGATTATTCTCTTATTTGGATGGTAGAAACACCAATAAGCGGGAAAATACTGCAAAGATGTTAAATACACAGCACATttagtttgttcttttaaatgtcGCCTCTGTTACTTAGTCAGTGATGAATCTTCCTGGCAACTTGTTTACCAGTAAACCATTTTAAAGCAGtagcaataaaaacattgaatataTACATGGTAGtgtgaaagtttttcttttaatagaccaatcagaagaCAGCCCTCTGTCTCCACCACAATTGTCAAAAGTCATTTTGCACATGCACTCAGCCAGAGCCCCTGCGAGCGCACACGATAAAATGTTGCGCGTGCATGCCCTCACTGAGATTCTCCTAGCGCGCCATTTTTGTCGCACTGCTAattttaggttggggttgtgaggggctgtaagctagtgggagagcatgtaaacagatggatgaccaGAGGTGATGGTGGGCTTAACTCAACGCCAAtggtcccatccacaactcagaggcaaatttgtaatgaataactaccgctctgcagaaactatgtccaagaaaaaaaacatgttttgattttggctgaaacAGCTCTACCTACTAGGAACACTTCAACAACAGATTAAAGATAAACGGAGCGGGACTTTAAGGCTAAATTCTACTACtatgtagtgctgccacaaacgattattttaatagtcgactaatcacccaTTTTCTTtcccgattaatcgactaatcaggtcatgcgcaaagtggatgtaaagcacacatcttaaccatcattagctttaaactaactaaacactagatatatagcattacccgcaacaatgctagtgtgaatgctacaagctgaatttggctgctttAGATGCTAGTGAAGATaactgaaatcgctgaagctgaaagaaaaattattagttaaatgccaaattagcctaaaaaaactgacaaagagCCCAAgttcgccaaaacagctagcgtgctgctgaaatattagcttatctccaaataagaataaaaaaataaaaaaagccttaaatagCCAAAATACCCAacatccagctaaaatatattgactgaacttcaaattagcctaaaaaacaaaagaaaagcctaaattagccaaaatagctagcatgcacctgaaatattagctaaactccaaaatagcctaaaagtcgtcgattagtcgactaatcgtgacagCCCTACTACTATGTAATGTGAGGAGGGGACCAACCTCTCATGGTGTAGGCATTCATGAAAAGTGGTGTGCACTGACTCTTCTTCAAATTCTTCCAGGGAGGAGGACAGCTGATGTCTCTCTCTTCCacatcacacacaaacatatctTCTGGCTGAGAAAAATCATAATatggaaacttaaaaaacacaatttttcaaacaaatcaaaatttgaGACATTCCTACAGTGAACAAAGTTCATAATGTTGAGACTTCACTTACCTGAATTCTCTCTTTCTGGACACCTGATGGTGCAATGTAAATCTGGTCTCTGTCAATTACACAGACAAATAGTTGGAACTTTGTATAGAAAAGCAGCCATATACTTCAACACTTTACAGGTTCATAGACGGATTACTAGATCTTTTAGTATAGTTAATTTATTGAGTTACTCTGGCATTTTGTAGCATCTAAGATTAGAAACATAACAGTTTCCTTAACCCTTCTGTTTCTATTCCTTTTCCagggggtcgccacagcgaaccggttcctccatctaagcctgtcttcagcatcctccactctaacaccagctaccttcatgtctttgttcactgcatccataaacctcctctttggtcttcctctagacttCTTGTCTGACACCtttagactcagcatccttctaccaaaaCACCCACCATCTCTCTTTGGGCTAAATTAACAGAAACAAATTCTCAAAATTTCCTGGAGAGGGTAAGGCTCCTATTTCTCTTGATATTTTTATTCTCTGGAAGACACAAAATACTGtccattgttttatttatttttttgtcaaatttgaataatttaagtttaacaGAGGTGACAAGGAAGTGATGGGTAAAGTATGGTGTTCAGGACAGAAATATTACACAATATAGGCAGACAAACTATGGGAAAGGGAGTGGTGAAGACATTTTTCTAGCAGAGAGGAAAACAGGGAGATACATAAAAGTGGGGACAAGGGCAACTTGATTATATCTTGTTCAGTCATAGCAATAAACAGCTGTAAAGTCGCTGCTGAGTTAGTCAGACAGTATAGCATGGCTGGGTATGtgatgactctggtggtgaagaagatgagcAGAGACGTCAAGTGGTTGtagaaattaaatttgatttaaaaatgccCTTGAGGAACTACAGAGGTAACTAGAGTGAGTCATACTTTAACTTTGAAGATCTAGAGAAAGTCTATAACAGGTTAGGGTTAGTGTGAAGAAATCTGGAGTGGCAGAAAAGTACAGGATATGTATGAGAGCTGTAAGACGGGGTAAAGTGTGCTGTGGGTGTGACAGAGGATAAAAGCGGTGAGACTACACCAAGGATCAGCTTTGAGCTCGCTCTTGTTTGctatggtgatggacagactgacacaTGAGGTTAGTCGggatcatgatgtttgcagatgacattgtgatcttcCTGAGAACAGGAAGCAAGTGGAGGAACATCTAAAGTTTGCTCCAGAAAGAGAGGATGAAGGTCAGCCTCAAAAAGACAGTGTTTTTGTGTAATAAAGAGGAACTTATGTGGAGGACGGTAAGGTTACAAGGAGCAGGGCTATAGTTTAACTTCTTGCACAGGCTTTTGCTTCTAAACTGCATTTGACTTGCTGCCGTCTGCAGCTGAAAGAAAAGTAACACTCGGGTAGACCATTTAATGCAGCATGAAATGCATCTCATAAATGCAATTAGCTATTGAAGGATttcaactcaaaatgttaaGACTCGATCACAAATGCACAATTGGCAGCCATCGTCTTCCCACAATCTCTACAAAAAGTGTGGTACATGGTATTTACTAGAGATGTAAAAGATGTTAGATATGTATCGAAAAATTGATCAGGCGGTaggagtaacagcagtatcagttaggaatgtaaaaaataaatcgaAAATTGGTCTAGTAACTGCAGTAACCACTGATAGGAACATGATTATGTTGGTAAAacggtataaaatcaatcaagaagttaataattgatttctggtaaactgcagtttctctttctgtttttttttctaccgtctgtctttttttgtaaatgtgatggaaacaaaaagacgtccaatgataagcttgcttcttccaagtaATACATTGAattcatttctctgtcaaatgccatgCATTATTAATTATAGCTTCAAATCAATATGAATAAGTAATATctagatttgatttttttgttaaaagaatcAGACTGTATCGTACCGCCAAAAAGTCTattgaatcctttatgtatcgATTTGTGGACCATGTACCGAGATGCTTATCAAATTGTGTAAGAGAGAACACATCCCTAGTATTCACTTTATTGTTTCTGAGGAGGGAAACTGGTCAAGCCTGCTCTAAAGCTACGTTTATACCAGACGTGTGAAGCGCTTCCAAGAGTGGCCATAGGTGCAAATCTTGACAAATCTTGAACATGCATTTAGCTCAAAGTATTCAGACTGTAGAAGCAGGGGGgggcctttttctttttcaactgtttactagcgcataacttccacctacagttggaagaggcttggtgtaaaatgcaaatattatgaatcttgctccaggcttttttctttcatagctctattctgacacatgaaagacttggtgtcataggaTTCCAGCTGGAGACaaaatgcaattattaatttctctatAATCAATTTCAAACAGTTTGCACTTCGGTTAACTAaaggggacgccatccatatgtcgctaccaaatccaagttcctgattggtcaaagttcaatctggcttaactttcaatgcacatttttgtgttttatttgtagaGCCTGAAAAGGGTCGTAGCAACTTGCGTAGTGACGCGTGAACATGAAAGTTTGAAACGGGGAACCGCAAAACACGCATATATTCGGGTAtttgcattgactttttatTAGACTTAAGACATGTATAGATGTTAGATTTGTATACACCCCTGTACAGCATACAACAGTTTtggtacccccccccccatatatatatatatatatttataaacctGCAAAAATATAAACCTTGATGTAGTGATCCAACAAAGACAAAATCTGACTAATTTCGGTTAATTACTTTCTTTCTGAACAGTGGAATAAtgatcatttttcatgttgtgcTTAGTAAACCACCTGGATGAGTCATTGCAAAACCCATGGTTTTAATTTATCAAGTCAGCAACTCTAGTTAAGGTTCACCATTGTTACAAGTTTTTCCTCTATTCATTAGTAATGACTCACTGtggttctctttttttcctgaaacctTAAGGCAATACACACGGTTGTGGTTTGCAACAAACATAAACAGCTTGGCTCCTCTCTCTGCATGTAATTCTGTCCGTTTCAGCAAAAGTTGTGAAATCATGAGTTCACCATTTGCATTGTCTGAATAAGCCGTTTTATTTCGAAAATTGAGTGGATGCCCTCAATAATGATTGCTTTTGCTTTCTCTCTTCTACAAAGGCATTCTTATGGCTCAATCCTATTTATGTAAATCAGTGCGATTCAGTAGCTGCAGAATGGAAGAATGGATTTCCTGTTTATCATTAGCACTACAGCACATGGAGATGATTCCTATTGCCTCACAAACATGGAAATATATGTCTGGCGTGACCACACGCCACGATTTTAATGAGTTCTATTTAAGGCTTACTACACACAGTGACCAAACCACAAATATACATGCAGGGTATTCTAGTCTTTATAAATATGACTAGTTTATATATTGAATGAATATATATGAATCaggggattttcttttttaataaaatgtttgtgaaaataaatatttttttattttttcagtataataaattagtttattttaaccCTCCCGCTGTCTTTGGGgcccagatgactccaaccacatattgatgtgtgattccttccatgacaaatgtggacaaaggaggacaggattttatgtctgccatggacattagtgaaactcaaaaatcaatgagaaaaaaaagtttagtgtaCTGTCtggtggggtccagatgaccttacttttaatgtaaacaagctaaggagagtggaagggttaactgggaaaaaacatttgttttatactTAATGATCAAACACAACATTCAGACTAAGATTTTGACATAAAGGCCCTATCATTGCATAGATATGTAAAATATTAGTGGTCCATATATTCTTTCTGGTGCCAATAAAAAGGAGACCTTATATGAAGGAGTCTATCAGATGAAAACTTAAAACTACATGGGGATTGTTGTAGTATATTTACTAGtcataaatcataaattagtcaaatagtttaaaaatagaatttatatatatatatatatatatatatatatatatatatatatatatatatatatataatgtagaAGAAAGGAATAGCACATTTAAAATCATCATCAGTTGTTTCGCTGGAAGTCTTTGCCATGTTTGTCCAGGTGCAAACCTGCCCAGATAAGAAGAATGTAACTGATTTAGAGTCCAAGATTTTGCAAGACCTCCCTCAGGAAATGAGTCATTTCAAAACCAAAGCCACTGTGGGAGTTAGGCGGGCAGCAGCATCAGAACTTCTGATTCAGCTCTGTAATTAGACCAATAATCCATGAGCTTTCTGCAAATATGTAATATCTTTATTGTAATGTGAAGCAAGTAACCTACCGTCAAAAGTTTTTTCTTGCTACATCATGGAAGATAGGAGTGATGTTGAGAGTATAACTTGTATTGAGCATATTTGTTTTGGAGAGGTCTAAAGAAGAGCCGGCAATCACATCtccattcagagactctcccagtacagTGAATGTCACCTTCAACTGCAGGAGTTGTCTCTGAATGACGGacgctttcagcagtacttccgTCTCTGCTTCATGACTTGCTGTCCCGGCAAGAGAGCGATGTTGCTACGTCTGTCCTATTGACTGTATTGACTGTCCTAATGACTCACACCGGACGTGGCAGGTGTGTCAAATTTacgtctgccgcctctcttttgacgtTCGTGAAATTCACTGCTTATAGCTTTGATGTCCTTGCCACGTAACAACCGCCAAGTTGTTCTGGGATTCATTTGTTGCcatatcatggaaaacatggatgatgctgagcgagtagcttggctttatatgttttggagagctttACAGAAGAGCTGGAAAGCATTTCTGGGTTGATAAAGGTTATTCAGAGTCTCTCTAGGTGCTGTGTACTGCTGCACCTGAGGGCTGATATAACGTTACTTCcctctgtctgtggcccagtttgagcattaaccaaAGGGGNNNNNNNNNNNNNNNNNNNNNNNNNNNNNNNNNNNNNNNNNNNNNNNNNNNNNNNNNNNNNNNNNNNNNNNNNNNNNNNNNNNNNNNNNNNNNNNNNNNNNNNNNNNNNNNNNNNNNNNNNNNNNNNNNNNNNNNNNNNNNNNNNNNNNNNNNNNNNNNNNNNNNNNNNNNNNNNNNNNNNNNNNNNNNNNNNNNNNNNNNNNNNNNNNNNNNNNNNNNNNNNNNNNNNNNNNNNNNNNNNNNNNNNNNNNNNNNNNNNNNNNNNNNNNNNNNNNNNNNNNNNNNNNNNNNNNNNNNNGAGTCTCTCTTGGTGCTGTGTACTGCTGCACCTGAGGGCTGATATAACGTTACTTCcctctgtctgtggcccagtttgagcattaacaaAAGGGgggatataaaaataaaactgggggatctCTTTATTATTGCCTTGATAAATATAAGGAAAACATCCTAAACCCATGAAGCTAGAACAATTGTGCCAGCTACAATGGCACTTGCGGCGGCTCTCCGGGCTGCTGGGCAGCTAACCGTCAACGGGCAAGCAGTAGACCTCGCTAGATCTGCCAGGTGCCGGGGCAGTGGTGATCGCTATCAGCTCTGCCAGAGTCTAGggagcggagctcactagcttgctaagctatccaccgggtggctggctagcgtagctgTTGATCCAACTCCATCGGGTTCCATGACCGGCTGGTGTTTCGCTTTAGCCCAACAACAACTGGGACAGTCTCCGGCAACCCCGCAGCCCCAGCCGGTTAGGAAAATGGTAGAAGTTCAGGGTTACTTTAGGTCTGTTCACCCGGGTGCAAAAGGTGTTATctctaaaaatgataaatttgtTTTGGGTTTATATAGTCCATCGGATACTTTTAGGATACAGTGGCAGAATGAGTTGGGAGTGGAGCTGACAGAGGATGAGTGGGAGGTTTGCATCAAAAATATTCATAGTAGTTCAATAAAGGCCAGAT
It contains:
- the LOC112161220 gene encoding methylthioribulose-1-phosphate dehydratase isoform X3; this translates as MAAKMQDERSQRKRDQIYIAPSGVQKERIQPEDMFVCDVEERDISCPPPWKNLKKSQCTPLFMNAYTMRGAQAVIHTHSKAAVMATLLYSGKEFRITHQEMIKGIRKGTSGSNYRYDDMLVVPIIENTPEEKDLKDRMARAMEEYPDACAVLVRRHGVYVWGESWEKAKTMCECYDYLFDIAVQMKQSGLDPSALPVEEKGIV
- the LOC112161220 gene encoding methylthioribulose-1-phosphate dehydratase isoform X1 produces the protein MEMSALCGTSNGCQDAGRAVSEKEEKEHPRVLIPELCRLFYQLGWVTGTGGGISLRRGDQIYIAPSGVQKERIQPEDMFVCDVEERDISCPPPWKNLKKSQCTPLFMNAYTMRGAQAVIHTHSKAAVMATLLYSGKEFRITHQEMIKGIRKGTSGSNYRYDDMLVVPIIENTPEEKDLKDRMARAMEEYPDACAVLVRRHGVYVWGESWEKAKTMCECYDYLFDIAVQMKQSGLDPSALPVEEKGIV
- the LOC112161220 gene encoding methylthioribulose-1-phosphate dehydratase isoform X2: MSALCGTSNGCQDAGRAVSEKEEKEHPRVLIPELCRLFYQLGWVTGTGGGISLRRGDQIYIAPSGVQKERIQPEDMFVCDVEERDISCPPPWKNLKKSQCTPLFMNAYTMRGAQAVIHTHSKAAVMATLLYSGKEFRITHQEMIKGIRKGTSGSNYRYDDMLVVPIIENTPEEKDLKDRMARAMEEYPDACAVLVRRHGVYVWGESWEKAKTMCECYDYLFDIAVQMKQSGLDPSALPVEEKGIV